Proteins encoded together in one Bos indicus isolate NIAB-ARS_2022 breed Sahiwal x Tharparkar chromosome 3, NIAB-ARS_B.indTharparkar_mat_pri_1.0, whole genome shotgun sequence window:
- the LOC109556551 gene encoding dnaJ homolog subfamily B member 3, translating to MVDYYEVLGVPRQASSEAIKKAYRKLALKWHPDKNPENKEEAERRFKQVAQAYEVLSDAKKRDVYDRYGEAGVEGGGSGRAGGGRPFEDPFECIFTFRDPADVFREFFGSRDPFSFDFFGDPLENFVGGRRRSRGSRSRGSASLFSAFSEFPPFGSGFSPFDTGFTSFGSIGNGGLSSVSMSRGSGGTGNFKSMSTSTEIMNGKMITTKRIVENGQERIEVEEDGELKSLIINGKEQLLSTDTK from the coding sequence ATGGTAGACTACTACGAGGTGCTGGGCGTGCCCCGCCAGGCCTCGTCGGAAGCCATCAAGAAGGCGTACCGCAAACTGGCGCTCAAGTGGCACCCGGACAAAAACCCTGAGAACAAGGAGGAGGCGGAGAGGCGATTCAAACAAGTGGCCCAGGCCTACGAGGTGTTGTCCGACGCCAAGAAAAGAGACGTGTACGACCGCTACGGCGAGGCGGGAGTGGAGGGCGGCGGCAGTGGCCGCGCCGGCGGCGGCAGGCCATTCGAGGACCCCTTCGAGTGCATCTTCACCTTCCGGGACCCGGCCGACGTCTTCAGAGAGTTTTTCGGCAGCCGGGACCCATTTTCGTTTGACTTCTTTGGAGACCCGCTGGAGAACTTTGTGGGGGGTCGGAGGAGATCCCGGGGAAGCCGAAGCAGGGGGTCCGCGTCGCTCTTCTCCGCCTTCAGTGAATTTCCACCATTTGGAAgtggtttttctccttttgataCAGGGTTTACCTCATTTGGTTCCATTGGGAATGGGGGCCTCTCTTCCGTCTCCATGTCCCGTGGTAGTGGGGGGACGGGCAACTTTAAATCCATGTCGACTTCCACTGAAATCATGAAcggcaaaatgatcaccaccaaGAGAATCGTGGAGAATGGCCAAGAAAGGATAGAAGTGGAAGAAGATGGGGAGCTGAAGTCCCTGATAATAAATGGCAAAGAGCAGTTGTTAAGCACTGACACCAAGTGA